The following nucleotide sequence is from Streptobacillus felis.
GAATTCATTAATAAATTTAAATCTCTATCTCTTTCTACACATAATAGAACATGTAATTTATCCACTTCTTTAGCTGCATATTTTATAAAATTAACATGACCCATATGCAATGGTATAAACTTTCCAAAAACTATACCTACTTTTTCTTTTTTATTCATTTTTTTCTTCATCATTATCATTACCTCTTCAAAATCATTATATGAAATATTTAAACAATTTAACATTGATAATAATGATTTTGAATTACAATACCCTATTTTTAATATATCTCCTACTATTTCTCTTTTTAAACTAGAATTAGTTTCTCCTACTAAACCATAATCAATAAGATAGTTCATATCATAATAATATTTTTTTTCTACTTTATTATTATTTTTATTTGATAAATACTCTTCAAAAATATCATAAATTTTTTGATTATCAACATTTTCAACTCCAATATTACCATCTTTATTTGCATCTTCCCTAGACACATAAAGATTTATAACATTTCCTTCAACGTTCTGATTTATCTTTTCTCTAATTTTTTTTCCTGTGAAATCCGGATCTGTAAATAACAATATATCTTTTCTTTTAGATAATTCGTTAATGTAAGATATCATTTCCTTACTTAATCCAGAACTTCCATTAAGTTTAACAATTTTAGCATCTATTACCTGAGATAATCTAGTTACATCATCTCTACCTTCGACTACTATTATCTCATCAACTTTTAATTTTTTCATATTAATCCACTAAATCATATTCTTTTAAAATTTGTAATAAATAATCCCATGTTAAACCAACACTATCAATTTCCATTTTCTCATCTGGGGTATGTGCCCCAAAAATATTAGGACCAAATGAAGTTACATCTAAATCTTTAATTTTTTCAGCAAATATTCCGCATTCTAAACCAGCGTGTATAGCTTTTACATCTATCTCTTTCCCATATTTATTTTTAAAAACTTTAGTACATAATTCTCTTAATGTAGAGTCTTCTTTGTATTCCCAAGGATAGAATGAAGGTACTTTTTCGCCGTAAGTTTCATATTTTTTACCTAATTCTATTAAATAATCTTGTAATTCATCTAATTCTTTTAAGTTAGAACTTCTTAATAATGAATTTACTCTTATACTTGTTTTATTACCCTCTACTTCAGTCTTTAAAACTCCACAGTTTAATGATGTTTGAACTAAACCTTCTATATTTTTACTCATTACTCTAACACCGTGTGGAAATTCATTGTATAATGCAACAATTTTTTTAGTATCTCTTTCAGATATTTTTCTTAAACTTCTATCTTCAAGAACATGTAATTCATATCTTAGACCAGTTTCTTCCTCTTTATATTCCTCTACTTTAACATCTATAAATTTATCCATTAATTCCTTAATTTCATCTATATTTGCTTTTGTGGCTATGTAAGCATGTGCTTCTCTAGGTATTGCATTATCTTTATTACCACCATCTACTAATACTAATCTGTATTCAAATTTCATTTCTAGATGTTTTAATGCTTCCATTAAAATTTTAATAGAATTACCTAATTTTAAGTGTATTTCTGCACCAGAATGTCCACCTTTTAAACCTAAAATTTCTAATGAATATATATTTTCATCTTTATCTAACTCATAGTTTTCTAATTCAGATGTTAATTTTATAGTCGCACCACCTGCACTACTTACATATATAGCACCAACTTCTTCTGTATCTAAATTTATCATTTTTTTACCAGCTAATTTTGTAACATCAATATTTTCTGCACCAGTCATATTTACTTCTTCATCTGTAGTAATTAAAACTTCTAATGCGGGATGTTCTATTTCTTTTGAATCTAATAATGCAAGACCCATTGCAACAGCTATACCATTATCTGCACCTAATGTTGTTCCATCAGCTTTTAAGAAACCATCTTCAACTTTTAATCTAATACCTTCTTTTTCAAAATCAAATTCAACATTTTTATTTTTTTCCCATACCATATCCATATGACCTTGAATTATTAATGGTAGATATTTTTCATAACCAGGTGTAGCATTCTTTTTA
It contains:
- the rnmV gene encoding ribonuclease M5 encodes the protein MKKLKVDEIIVVEGRDDVTRLSQVIDAKIVKLNGSSGLSKEMISYINELSKRKDILLFTDPDFTGKKIREKINQNVEGNVINLYVSREDANKDGNIGVENVDNQKIYDIFEEYLSNKNNNKVEKKYYYDMNYLIDYGLVGETNSSLKREIVGDILKIGYCNSKSLLSMLNCLNISYNDFEEVMIMMKKKMNKKEKVGIVFGKFIPLHMGHVNFIKYAAKEVDKLHVLLCVERDRDLNLLMNSTLPKMLTEKDRMYFLKKELSNLDNVVVHLLREEGIAYYPNGWQGWTNRVAELLKKKGIKINTVFTNEVEDKLNYEKYFIDNEVFSKELDIHLTDPNRFEYNVSSTKIRKDFEKYKEYLPKSLQKFFSV
- a CDS encoding aminoacyl-histidine dipeptidase, which translates into the protein MENKVTKGLYPESVFGFFEQISEIPRGSGKEKQISDWLVNFAKDRNLEVYQDEFHNVIIKKNATPGYEKYLPLIIQGHMDMVWEKNKNVEFDFEKEGIRLKVEDGFLKADGTTLGADNGIAVAMGLALLDSKEIEHPALEVLITTDEEVNMTGAENIDVTKLAGKKMINLDTEEVGAIYVSSAGGATIKLTSELENYELDKDENIYSLEILGLKGGHSGAEIHLKLGNSIKILMEALKHLEMKFEYRLVLVDGGNKDNAIPREAHAYIATKANIDEIKELMDKFIDVKVEEYKEEETGLRYELHVLEDRSLRKISERDTKKIVALYNEFPHGVRVMSKNIEGLVQTSLNCGVLKTEVEGNKTSIRVNSLLRSSNLKELDELQDYLIELGKKYETYGEKVPSFYPWEYKEDSTLRELCTKVFKNKYGKEIDVKAIHAGLECGIFAEKIKDLDVTSFGPNIFGAHTPDEKMEIDSVGLTWDYLLQILKEYDLVD